From Diospyros lotus cultivar Yz01 chromosome 4, ASM1463336v1, whole genome shotgun sequence, a single genomic window includes:
- the LOC127799671 gene encoding uncharacterized protein LOC127799671, producing the protein MRGEWNGLQALFLRECPSAYYVHCFAHRLQLALVAVAKDVHDVWLFFQSLSSIVNFISASAKRHSQLKSIRENEIDNLIAAGEVPTGTGANQVCTLQRAGATRWSSHFASVKRFIEMFGSTCTLFENLINEGSNNSIRGEAKGALKVMKTFDFAFILLLMHEMLEKSDILCQALQMKDQDILNAMHFVSSTKLLLQEMRDDRWESFIWYVVEFCRSNDIDVPELTDRYMDGTRRSCQQKNNITVEDYYHFQIFNAVIDFQLMELNNRFMEKTTELLKLCEALNPTDGFKSFSIDAICGLVEEFYPLDFNKEEIPDLKRQLDHYKFDVIRNPQFQNLNSLPQLCRMLVETKKSQHYFLIDRLIRLVLTLPVSIATTERAFSGMKLIKTSLRNKMENEFLANTMIIYIEREIAFGIDTKILIDKFDLLGNRRLRLK; encoded by the coding sequence ATGCGAGGGGAATGGAACGGACTACAAGCATTATTTCTTAGAGAATGTCCATCTGCTTATTATGTTCATTGCTTTGCTCATCGACTACAATTAGCTTTAGTTGCAGTAGCTAAGGATGTACATGATGTGTGGCTATTTTTTCAATCATTAAGTTCTATTGTCAATTTCATTAGTGCTTCTGCTAAGCGccattctcaattaaaatcaattCGAGAGAAtgaaattgataatttaatagcAGCAGGAGAAGTTCCAACTGGTACTGGGGCTAATCAGGTTTGTACTTTGCAGCGTGCTGGAGCTACTCGTTGGAGTTCACATTTTGCCTCTGTTAAAAGATTTATTGAGATGTTTGGTTCTACTTGTACACTTTTTGAAAATCTTATTAATGAGGGGTCGAACAATAGTATACGTGGAGAGGCTAAAGGTGCTTTGAAAGTTATGAAAACATTTGATTTTGCATTTATCTTATTGTTGATGCAtgaaatgttagaaaaatcTGATATTTTGTGTCAAGCATTGCAAATGAAAGATCAAGACATTTTGAATGCAATGCATTTTGTCTCAAGTACAAAGCTTCTTCTTCAAGAGATGCGTGATGATCGGTGGGAAAGTTTTATATGGTATGTGGTTGAATTTTGTAGAAGTAATGATATTGATGTGCCTGAATTAACTGATCGTTATATGGATGGTACAAGACGTTCTTGTcaacagaaaaataatattacagtGGAAGACTACTATCACTTTCAGATATTCAATGCTGTAATAGATTTTCAGTTGATGGAGTTGAATAATAGATTTATGGAGAAAACAACAGAACTTCTTAAGCTATGCGAGGCTTTAAATCCTACAGATGGTTTCAAATCATTCTCTATAGATGCTATTTGTGGTCTAGTCGAGGAATTTTATCCTTTGGATTTTAATAAAGAAGAGATACCAGATTTGAAAAGACAGTTGGATCACTACAAGTTTGATGTAATTCGGAATCCGCAATTTCAGAATCTTAATTCTCTTCCTCAATTATGTCGGATGTTGGTTGAAACGAAGAAATCACAACATTATTTCTTGATCGATAGGTTAATTCGTCTAGTGTTAACTCTTCCAGTTTCTATAGCAACAACAGAACGAGCTTTTTCAGGGATGAAACTAATCAAAACATCACTTCGCAACAAAATGGAGAATGAATTTCTAGCAAACACCATGATTATCTACATTGAAAGAGAGATTGCTTTTGGTATTGATACAAAGATACTCATTGACAAATTTGATCTTTTAGGGAATCGCAGGTTGCGGCTTAAGTAA